A region from the Rosa rugosa chromosome 6, drRosRugo1.1, whole genome shotgun sequence genome encodes:
- the LOC133717389 gene encoding receptor-like protein 6, producing MGLSLFLLVSMCMLSSVLLFHVVVANNFSSLLQSCHEEERFALLQFKESFIINSSVPIIGANPKILSWKLGGKNNNCCSWDGVECDEKTGHVIALDLSSSCLYGSINSTSSLFRLVHLQRLNLANNYFNYSQIPSAIRNFPRLRYLNLSNSIFSGEVPYEVSLLSKLSTLDLSFNFDRSRVGSVFPGETLLKLNASTMRRLVQNLTSLQKLHLSFINISSPVPNSIANLSFLTSLLLEDCALFGELPIRIFKLQNLKTLSVRFNQNLVGHVPEFNRSSPLMSLDISGCSFSGVIPFSVGNLKQLNYLRLSENRFTGPVPASLANLTQLVKLALCYNNLSAGPLSWVGKQTKLASLGLRGINLSGYIPSSLSNLTELNYLNLGVNELTGPIPSSLGNLSRLVGIELGQNKFYGPIPELFYNFINLRTLSLYSNSLSGVVEFDRFLKLQNVTEIMLSDNKLELLTESRSPNASVPQLSVLGLRSCSVREFPDFLRFQQKLQWLDLAANNLQGPVPKWIWNTSTETLQMLLIHDNFLSGFGQPQADQHLVVLPWLNLRMLCFSHNSLEGPLPIPPPCIEIYDVSANQLSGEILPLICHLTSLQLLDLSNNKLSGMLPQCLGYFSDYLKVLRLGNNSFQGILPQIYSQRSILKMIDVSHNQLHGQLPRSLANCVMLEFLGLSNNYFSDVFPFWLGTLPELKVLALRNNGFRGVLGKPEYSRGFPKLSIFDLSYNNFTGPFLIDYIFSKNAMMRVDISVNQSTYMKADINYGDNGLITSFAYSISIAVKGLELYYPRLQEAFAVIDISSNRFEGRIHEFIGNLKGLRSLNVSNNIFTGSIPSFLGNLTLLESLDVSQNKLSGEIPQQLVKLTFLAKFNVSHNKLTGPIPHGTQLTSFDMTSYECNSGLCGDPLPEKCGNPSLPPSSVEENDPIEFDWKFVVAGFGSGLVVGVVLADLLITRFRERFIKIVGMITQMKRRRQRRN from the coding sequence ATGGGGTTATCCCTTTTCTTATTGGTATCCATGTGTATGCTTTCAAGTGTTCTGTTATTTCATGTTGTGGTTGCcaacaatttctcttctttgctGCAATCTTGCCATGAAGAGGAGAGGTTTGCCTTGCTACAGTTCAAGGAAAGCTTTATCATCAATTCATCTGTTCCGATCATTGGTGCTAATCCAAAGATTTTATCATGGAAACTGGGTGGCAAAAATAACAACTGCTGTTCATGGGATGGTGTCGAATGTGATGAGAAGACAGGTCATGTGATTGCTCTTGATCTTAGTAGCAGTTGTCTCTATGGCTCTATCAACTCCACTAGTAGCCTCTTCCGTCTTGTTCATCTTCAGAGGCTGAACCTTGCAAACAATTACTTCAATTACTCTCAAATTCCTTCTGCCATTAGGAATTTTCCAAGGCTCAGGTATCTTAACCTCTCTAACTCTATCTTTTCTGGTGAAGTCCCATATGAAGTTTCACTGTTGTCAAAGTTGTCAACCCTTGATCtatctttcaattttgatagATCAAGGGTTGGCTCTGTCTTTCCTGGTGAAACATTGTTGAAACTGAATGCATCCACTATGAGAAGACTAGTTCAAAACTTAACCAGTCTTCAAAAGCTTCATCTCAGTTTCATCAACATATCCTCGCCAGTACCCAACTCCATAGCAAATTTATCGTTTTTGACATCTCTCCTCCTTGAAGATTGTGCGCTCTTTGGTGAACTCCCCATAAGAATTTTTAAATTGCAAAacttaaaaactcttagtgtgAGGTTCAACCAAAATCTCGTTGGTCATGTGCCTGAATTTAATAGAAGTAGTCCTCTCATGTCACTGGATATCAGTGGATGCAGTTTCTCAGGGGTGATTCCATTTTCAGTTGGTAATCTTAAGCAGCTCAATTATTTGCGCCTTTCAGAAAATAGATTTACTGGTCCAGTCCCTGCATCCTTAGCAAACCTCACCCAACTTGTAAAATTAGCACTTTGTTATAATAATCTTAGTGCTGGTCCCTTGTCTTGGGTTGGTAAGCAAACCAAACTTGCTAGTCTAGGACTTCGAGGCATCAATTTAAGTGGTTACATCCCGTCTTCTCTTAGCAACCTCACAGAGCTCAATTATCTTAACCTTGGTGTTAATGAGCTAACCGGCCCAATCCCATCTTCGCTAGGTAACCTTAGCAGACTAGTTGGCATAGAACTTGGTCAAAATAAATTTTATGGACCAATTCCCGAGTTATTCTACAATTTCATAAACCTCCGAACCCTTTCACTATATAGCAATAGTCTGAGCGGTGTTGTGGAGTTTGACAGGTTTCTCAAGTTACAAAATGTCACCGAAATCATGTTATCTGATAACAAATTGGAGTTGCTCACTGAGTCCAGATCTCCAAATGCAAGTGTTCCACAGCTCAGTGTCCTAGGGTTGAGATCATGCAGCGTAAGAGAGTTTCCAGATTTCCTAAGATTCCAACAAAAATTGCAGTGGCTGGACCTTGCTGCAAACAATTTGCAGGGGCCAGTACCGAAATGGATATGGAACACAAGCACTGAAACTTTGCAGATGCTGCTCATTCATGACAACTTCCTTTCAGGCTTTGGCCAACCTCAAGCTGACCAACATCTAGTTGTTCTTCCCTGGCTTAACTTACGTATGTTGTGCTTTTCGCACAACTCCTTAGAGGGACCCTTACCAATACCTCCACCATGCATCGAAATTTATGATGTTTCGGCTAACCAACTATCTGGAGAAATTTTACCATTGATCTGCCATCTGACTTCTCTTCAGTTGCTTGACTTGTCAAACAACAAGTTGAGTGGCATGCTTCCACAGTGTCTTGGATACTTTAGTGACTATCTGAAGGTCTTAAGACTTGGAAACAACTCTTTTCAAGGCATTCTTCCCCAAATATACAGCCAGAGAAGCATACTCAAGATGATTGATGTTAGTCACAACCAATTACATGGGCAATTACCGAGGTCATTGGCGAATTGTGTAATGCTCGAGTTTCTTGGTCTCTCAAACAATTATTTTAGTGATGTATTCCCTTTTTGGTTGGGGACTCTTCCGGAGTTAAAAGTTTTAGCATTGCGCAATAATGGCTTCCGTGGTGTGTTAGGAAAGCCTGAATACAGTCGTGGTTTCCCCAAGTTGAGCATTTTTGATTTGTCTTACAATAATTTCACAGGTCCGTTTCTGATTGACTACATCTTTTCTAAGAATGCTATGATGAGAGTGGACATCAGTGTAAACCAGTCGACATATATGAAGGCAGACATTAATTATGGGGACAATGGCTTGATTACTTCTTTTGCCTACTCAATAAGCATTGCAGTTAAAGGTTTGGAGTTGTACTATCCACGGCTTCAAGAAGCCTTTGCAGTCATTGATATCTCAAGCAATAGATTTGAAGGGAGGATACATGAATTCATTGGGAATCTAAAAGGGCTTCGCTCTCTCAACGTCTCAAATAACATTTTCACTGGTTCCATTCCATCGTTCTTGGGGAACTTAACACTGCTTGAATCATTGGATGTTTCCCAAAACAAGCTCTCAGGGGAGATTCCTCAGCAATTGGTGAAGCTCACTTTCCTTGCCAAGTTCAATGTTTCCCACAACAAGCTCACCGGTCCTATACCACATGGAACCCAACTTACCTCTTTCGACATGACTTCCTACGAGTGCAACTCAGGATTGTGTGGAGATCCATTGCCAGAGAAATGTGGAAATCCTTCCCTTCCACCTTCAAGTGTAGAAGAAAATGATCCAATTGAATTTGATTGGAAGTTtgttgttgcggggtttggaagTGGGTTGGTTGTAGGAGTAGTTCTTGCGGACCTTTTGATCACAAGGTTTCGTGAACGGTTTATCAAGATTGTTGGAATGATCACACAAATGAAAAGGAGAAGACAGAGGAGAAACTAA
- the LOC133716563 gene encoding putative receptor like protein 25: MTQLIFLAEFNVSHNNLTGPIPHGTQFTTFDHTSYEENTGLCGDALPKKCGINPKTPLPPTATFEENDLNSGIEFDWKFVLAGFASGLVVGVVLADAVITRRHELFIEIVAKLIKVLRKGPEVEFKRSCIYVFLSFTISYVFLHCSQCMDV; this comes from the coding sequence ATGACTCAGCTTATATTCCTTGCTGAATTCAATGTTTCTCACAACAATCTCACAGGTCCTATACCACATGGAACACAGTTTACTACATTCGACCACACTTCATACGAGGAAAACACAGGGTTGTGTGGAGATGCATTGCCAAAGAAATGTGGAATCAATCCTAAGACTCCTCTACCACCAACTGCAACTTTTGAAGAAAATGATTTAAACTCTGGAATTGAATTTGATTGGAAATTTGTTTTGGCCGGGTTTGCGAGTGGGTTGGTTGTTGGAGTGGTTCTTGCGGATGCTGTGATAACAAGGAGGCATGAGTTGTTTATTGAGATAGTTGCAAAATTGATCAAAGTATTGAGGAAAGGCCCAGAAGTTGAGTTCAAAAGGTCATGCATctatgtttttctttcttttaccaTCTCTTATGTCTTTCTCCACTGTAGTCAATGTATGGATGTATAA
- the LOC133717508 gene encoding leucine carboxyl methyltransferase 1 homolog gives MAKPVADWQSNKEAVQATNDDASASKLSCVKKGYMKDDYVHLFVRRPVRRSPIINRGYFARWAALRKLMNQFLDTEVREKGGLKKQILSLGAGFDTTYFQLQDEGRAPYLYVELDFKEVTRKKATIIETCSQMRDKISATASISRERGEVLSDCYKLLPVDLRDIHQLNEVIALAGMDPSLPTFIIAECVLIYIDPESSRAIVGWASKTFSTAIFFLYEQIHPDDAFGQQMIRNLESRGCSLLGIHDTPTLQAKERLFLDRGWQRAVAWDMLRVYSSFVEAQERRRIERLELFDEFEEWHMMQEHYCVAYAINDAMNLFEDFGFPKEQQKHEPIPSSSASP, from the exons ATGGCGAAGCCAGTGGCTGATTGGCAGAGCAACAAGGAAGCAGTTCAGGCCACAAACGACGACGCTTCCGCCAGCAAACT GTCCTGTGTGAAAAAGGGTTACATGAAAGATGATTATGTCCATTTATTTGTGAGAAGACCTGTCAGAAGATCACCCATTATTAACCGCG GTTACTTTGCCCGCTGGGCTGCGCTTCGCAAGCTTATGAATCAGTTTCTTGATACTGAAGTCCGCGAAAAGGGTGGGTTGAAGAAGCAGATACTATCACTTGGAGCTGGCTTTGATACCACATATTTCCAGTTGCAG GATGAAGGGAGAgcaccatatttatatgtggaGTTGGATTTTAAGGAG GTTACTAGAAAGAAGGCAACAATTATTGAAACCTGCAGTCAAATGAGGGACAAAATTAGTGCAACAGCATCAATATCTCGAG AGAGAGGAGAAGTGCTCAGTGACTGCTATAAGCTACTTCCAGTTGATTTGCGCGACATACATCAATTAAACGAGGTCATAGCTTTGGCTGGTATGGATCCCAG CCTGCCAACTTTTATAATTGCAGAATGCGTTTTGATATACATTGATCCAGAATCTAGTCGTGCCATAGTTGGCTGGgcatcaaaaacattttcaaCAGCAATTTTTTTCTTATATGAGCAG ATTCATCCAGATGATGCTTTTGGGCAGCAGATGATCAGAAACTTGGAG AGTCGAGGTTGTTCGCTCTTGGGAATACATGATACGCCAACATTGCAGGCAAAGGAAAGACTTTTTCTTGATCGAGGATGGCAG AGAGCTGTTGCCTGGGACATGCTGAGAGTATATAGTAGTTTTGTTGAAGCTCAAGAAAGACGCAG GATTGAACGATTGGAATTGTTTGATGAATTTGAAGAATGGCACATGATGCAG GAGCACTACTGTGTGGCTTATGCAATCAATGATGCCATG AATCTTTTTGAGGATTTCGGCTTCCCTAAAGAGCAGCAGAAGCACGAGCCCATCCCCTCCTCATCAGCATCACCATGA